In one window of Armatimonadota bacterium DNA:
- a CDS encoding prepilin-type N-terminal cleavage/methylation domain-containing protein, whose amino-acid sequence MHRTTSARDDRGMTLIELLLVIFIISVLAGAVVPVFYRAQSKSRETWCISNIHQILLGLQMYLIDYDSIPLDHAGQVVVDGEVINKGIQWTAAVLPYVGSEEVFLCPQDPTRGTKYPVRGIPTSFGYYYTRAAVELFHGEGRKLAGDSPIMGCFWHVRPSNVRVIGRMDGSIEVAPTGKYPRVNVVFE is encoded by the coding sequence ATGCACCGCACCACGAGCGCCAGAGATGACCGCGGCATGACGCTCATCGAGTTGCTGTTGGTGATCTTCATCATCAGCGTGCTCGCGGGCGCGGTAGTCCCCGTGTTCTACAGGGCGCAGTCGAAGTCCCGCGAGACATGGTGCATCAGCAACATACACCAGATTCTGCTCGGACTTCAGATGTACCTCATCGACTACGACAGCATCCCTCTGGACCACGCCGGACAAGTCGTAGTGGATGGCGAAGTGATCAACAAGGGCATCCAATGGACCGCCGCTGTGCTGCCGTACGTGGGAAGCGAAGAAGTCTTTCTGTGCCCGCAGGACCCGACGCGGGGTACAAAGTACCCGGTGAGGGGTATTCCAACGAGCTTTGGCTATTACTACACTAGAGCGGCCGTCGAGCTTTTCCACGGTGAAGGTAGAAAGCTGGCAGGGGATTCCCCAATCATGGGCTGCTTCTGGCATGTCAGACCGTCTAACGTAAGGGTGATTGGGCGCATGGACGGGTCGATCGAGGTGGCGCCCACGGGCAAGTATCCAAGGGTCAACGTCGTGTTTGAGTAG
- a CDS encoding HU family DNA-binding protein: MAKKSATAPTKSQIIGTIADQTELTKKQVAAVFDALNGVMKKSLKGTSTFTLPGVCKMRVVKKPATKAREGVNPFTGEKMMIKAKPASKKVRIRALKNLNEMVG; encoded by the coding sequence ATGGCGAAAAAGAGCGCGACCGCACCCACCAAGTCGCAGATCATCGGCACGATTGCTGACCAGACCGAGCTGACGAAGAAGCAGGTCGCCGCCGTTTTCGATGCGCTGAACGGCGTCATGAAGAAGTCGCTGAAGGGCACGAGCACGTTCACTCTGCCCGGCGTGTGCAAGATGCGCGTCGTCAAGAAACCGGCGACGAAGGCACGCGAAGGCGTCAACCCCTTCACTGGTGAGAAGATGATGATCAAGGCGAAGCCGGCTTCGAAGAAGGTCCGGATCCGCGCGCTCAAGAACCTGAACGAGATGGTCGGCTGA
- a CDS encoding cytochrome C, whose protein sequence is MRSYRCIVLFQVLLTFVLAALSSASIVYANGPSLAPMEELGKALFFDSNLSTPPGQSCAACHAPQVGFTGPDSLINATAAVYPGVVHTRTGNRKPPSAAYGGDSPSLYYDGAEEVWVGGMFWDGRATGWILGDPLAEQALGPFLNPLEQNSPKARLVLLRVARSGYLPLFEEVWGPGSFDFMWDVAGTYERIGRSIAAYERSAEVNPFSSKFDAYLQGGATLTVEEAWGLDLFEGKAMCSACHPSEPGPGGEPPLFTDFTYDNLGVPRNPDNPFYTMPRKWNPAGYAWVDLGLGGFLMAAGYSEADYLTELGKVKVPTLRNVDMRPSPDFVKAYAHNGYFKSLKEIVHFYNTRDVEAWPPPEVAANVNTSELGDLDLTDAEEDAIVAFMRTLTDGYTP, encoded by the coding sequence ATGAGGTCCTATCGGTGCATCGTACTGTTCCAAGTCTTGCTGACTTTTGTGCTAGCAGCGCTGTCGTCCGCATCTATCGTGTATGCGAACGGCCCGTCTCTCGCCCCGATGGAGGAGTTGGGCAAGGCCCTATTCTTTGACTCGAACCTGTCCACCCCGCCGGGACAGTCCTGTGCGGCATGTCACGCGCCGCAGGTCGGTTTCACCGGCCCTGACTCGCTGATTAACGCGACTGCTGCTGTCTACCCCGGTGTCGTCCATACTCGCACCGGCAACCGTAAGCCACCTTCTGCCGCCTACGGGGGCGATAGCCCATCGCTCTACTATGATGGAGCGGAGGAGGTCTGGGTTGGCGGAATGTTCTGGGACGGCCGGGCTACCGGCTGGATTCTTGGTGATCCTCTGGCGGAGCAGGCGCTAGGGCCGTTCCTCAACCCGTTGGAGCAGAACTCGCCGAAGGCGCGGCTCGTGCTCCTGCGCGTAGCAAGGTCTGGATACCTACCGCTGTTCGAGGAGGTATGGGGCCCCGGATCCTTCGATTTCATGTGGGATGTCGCCGGCACCTACGAACGCATCGGCAGGTCTATCGCGGCCTACGAGCGCTCCGCGGAGGTCAACCCGTTTAGCTCCAAGTTCGACGCCTACCTTCAGGGTGGGGCTACACTGACCGTGGAGGAGGCGTGGGGACTGGATCTGTTCGAGGGCAAGGCAATGTGCTCCGCCTGTCATCCGAGCGAGCCCGGCCCGGGCGGGGAGCCACCGCTCTTCACGGACTTCACCTACGATAATCTCGGCGTGCCACGGAACCCTGACAACCCATTCTACACCATGCCTCGGAAATGGAACCCGGCGGGCTATGCTTGGGTCGATCTGGGGCTGGGCGGATTCCTCATGGCGGCGGGGTATTCGGAGGCGGACTACCTCACGGAACTGGGCAAGGTGAAGGTGCCCACGCTCCGCAACGTGGACATGCGGCCGTCTCCCGACTTCGTGAAGGCCTACGCCCATAATGGCTACTTCAAGTCGCTAAAGGAGATCGTCCACTTCTACAATACCCGCGACGTCGAGGCCTGGCCGCCTCCGGAGGTGGCGGCGAACGTCAACACCAGCGAACTGGGGGACCTCGATCTGACGGACGCCGAAGAGGATGCCATCGTTGCGTTTATGCGGACCCTCACCGACGGGTACACTCCCTGA
- a CDS encoding transposase produces MAELLRAHWLRHIRARGHHPQTIGKVERWHRTMKNEVTLVLYMSPEELRRALGEFVEYYNREHCHEALKNVTPDDFSSAHREAMLVRRKALEVGSVVPGRQLASTPARGPQHSSAKGPGRPSHFMLSEDRHRL; encoded by the coding sequence ATGGCGGAGTTACTGCGGGCACATTGGCTGCGGCATATTCGGGCGCGCGGGCATCACCCGCAGACCATCGGCAAGGTCGAACGCTGGCACCGCACGATGAAGAACGAGGTGACGCTGGTGTTGTACATGAGCCCGGAGGAACTGCGGCGGGCGCTCGGGGAGTTCGTGGAGTACTATAACCGGGAGCACTGCCACGAGGCGCTCAAGAACGTCACTCCGGACGATTTCTCCTCCGCCCACAGGGAAGCGATGCTGGTGCGGAGAAAAGCACTTGAGGTGGGGAGCGTTGTGCCGGGGCGTCAGCTTGCATCAACGCCCGCCAGAGGCCCGCAGCACTCTAGCGCCAAGGGGCCTGGACGCCCTTCTCATTTCATGCTATCTGAGGACCGACATCGACTGTGA
- a CDS encoding GNAT family N-acetyltransferase: MSRRAFSRGSDYEAVSDFLIGLYQPENRDGNWLQPIWEYAYTHPWFDEASVGNIGIWEDKGRIVGVATYELRLGEAFFNAHRDYAHLKPDMLEYAEDHLSVRGEDGKRRLRAYVNDFDGAFEEVVADSGYKKDPSSHRPMSQFVIPSPFAETSVLEGFRLQSLADGNDLRKWDRCLHRGFNHPGEPPADGIEVRKKMQSGPHYRKDLAIVAVAPTGDFVSFCGMWFDPVNRLGYVEPVATDPDYRRRGLGQACVLEGIRRCGELGATVAYVGTDRPFYLSFGFRKLFTHNCWLKEFA, from the coding sequence ATGAGTCGAAGAGCGTTCAGTCGTGGTTCGGACTATGAGGCGGTTTCCGACTTCCTGATTGGCCTGTACCAGCCGGAAAACCGGGACGGCAACTGGTTGCAGCCTATCTGGGAGTACGCGTATACCCACCCGTGGTTCGACGAGGCCTCGGTCGGCAACATCGGCATCTGGGAGGACAAGGGCCGGATCGTGGGTGTAGCCACGTACGAGTTGCGTCTGGGGGAAGCGTTCTTCAACGCGCATCGCGACTACGCCCACCTGAAGCCTGACATGCTGGAGTATGCTGAAGATCATCTGTCGGTCCGGGGCGAGGACGGGAAGCGACGTCTGCGGGCCTATGTGAATGACTTCGACGGCGCGTTCGAGGAGGTCGTGGCCGACAGCGGCTACAAGAAGGACCCTAGCTCCCACCGGCCCATGTCCCAGTTCGTCATCCCCTCGCCCTTCGCGGAGACCAGCGTACTCGAGGGTTTCCGCCTCCAGAGCCTGGCCGACGGCAATGACCTACGCAAGTGGGATCGCTGCCTGCACCGCGGCTTCAACCATCCGGGTGAGCCGCCGGCAGACGGGATCGAGGTCCGAAAAAAGATGCAGTCGGGACCGCACTACCGCAAGGATCTTGCCATCGTCGCAGTGGCCCCGACGGGGGACTTCGTATCGTTTTGCGGCATGTGGTTCGATCCGGTGAACCGGCTCGGCTACGTCGAGCCCGTGGCGACCGACCCCGACTACCGCCGGCGCGGCCTGGGTCAAGCCTGCGTGCTCGAAGGCATCCGCAGGTGTGGCGAACTGGGCGCAACGGTGGCCTACGTCGGGACGGACAGGCCCTTCTACCTCTCATTCGGATTCAGGAAGCTCTTCACGCACAACTGCTGGCTAAAGGAGTTCGCCTGA
- a CDS encoding SAM-dependent methyltransferase → MGFTLGQVVPWGRSYDEYVAMFALTGADLEGRILGCGDGPASFNAELTRRGGCVVSVDPLYQYSRDEIRQRIDETYCLVMEETRKNAHEFVWTTITSVEELGGLRLAAMESFLSDYRLGVAQKRYVTGELPKLPFADREFDLAVSSHLPFLYSEHLSEDFHVASLEELCRVAAEGRVFPLLELGARKSRHVEAVRARLTAAGYSVTVETVPYEFQRRGNQLMRVTAPPA, encoded by the coding sequence GTGGGTTTCACGCTGGGCCAGGTCGTTCCGTGGGGCCGGTCATATGACGAGTATGTGGCGATGTTCGCGCTGACCGGCGCCGACCTGGAGGGTCGCATCCTCGGGTGCGGAGATGGCCCGGCCTCGTTCAACGCCGAGCTCACGAGGCGCGGAGGGTGTGTAGTATCGGTAGATCCGCTCTACCAGTACTCGCGAGACGAAATCCGACAGAGGATCGACGAGACTTACTGCTTGGTCATGGAGGAGACCCGAAAGAACGCTCACGAGTTCGTGTGGACCACCATCACCTCGGTGGAGGAGTTGGGCGGGCTGCGACTGGCAGCGATGGAGAGTTTCCTTTCGGACTATCGCCTTGGCGTGGCACAGAAGCGCTACGTCACCGGGGAGCTTCCCAAACTTCCGTTCGCGGACCGCGAGTTCGATCTCGCCGTCAGCTCTCACCTGCCGTTCCTGTACAGCGAACACCTCTCCGAGGATTTCCACGTTGCCTCGCTCGAGGAGCTCTGCCGAGTGGCCGCCGAGGGTCGGGTATTCCCGCTACTGGAGCTGGGCGCGAGGAAATCGCGCCATGTCGAAGCCGTCCGCGCGCGCCTGACGGCAGCCGGCTACTCCGTAACCGTGGAGACTGTTCCGTACGAATTTCAGCGGCGTGGGAATCAGCTGATGCGGGTCACGGCACCACCCGCCTGA
- a CDS encoding phosphotransferase, whose amino-acid sequence MCASGRAFALRQFNPCAHPDDLRAQFLLTELMCELGLRTPVPVAAKNGQLLVEVRERLWALFPWVEGRPGRAERAEDMAIMAAVQGDWVACADQLKSDERWPEIVACARKYRQRKPWAWVVPLDQVPSFARQQRVIERARTEGPLGINAAEFASLVSELERAITDFEDLLVSSGVREMPHTVTHGDLWPSNIVVDRQGAVVLDLDCYSLEPRVTDFARAASLFLQGRSGARNAHLFQRFQARARLSQREADVLPLMMCAFDLYHGASRLLLLLAEPKLEDRARLVPVIRSDAQAAQRCVNEGDLLRQEFLGA is encoded by the coding sequence GTGTGTGCGAGCGGCCGAGCTTTCGCCCTGCGCCAGTTCAATCCCTGCGCGCACCCCGACGATCTTCGCGCACAGTTCCTGCTGACTGAATTGATGTGCGAGCTTGGCCTCCGGACTCCGGTGCCAGTTGCCGCCAAAAACGGACAGCTTCTGGTGGAAGTGCGGGAACGGCTGTGGGCCTTGTTCCCCTGGGTCGAGGGAAGGCCCGGCCGAGCCGAGCGCGCGGAAGACATGGCGATTATGGCCGCCGTGCAGGGCGACTGGGTCGCATGCGCTGACCAGCTCAAGTCCGACGAACGTTGGCCGGAAATCGTGGCCTGCGCCCGGAAGTACCGTCAGCGAAAGCCTTGGGCATGGGTAGTGCCTCTCGACCAGGTGCCCTCCTTCGCGAGGCAACAGCGCGTAATCGAACGCGCCCGGACCGAGGGGCCTCTGGGTATCAACGCGGCAGAGTTTGCGAGCCTCGTCTCTGAGTTGGAGCGAGCCATTACCGATTTCGAGGATCTGCTCGTAAGCTCCGGAGTCCGCGAGATGCCGCACACCGTCACTCATGGAGATCTCTGGCCGAGCAATATCGTGGTCGATAGGCAGGGCGCGGTGGTCTTAGACCTTGATTGCTACTCCCTTGAGCCTCGGGTGACGGATTTTGCGCGTGCAGCGAGTCTGTTTCTCCAGGGCCGCAGTGGCGCGCGTAACGCTCATCTCTTTCAGCGCTTCCAGGCCCGAGCGCGACTGTCCCAGAGAGAGGCCGACGTGCTTCCTTTGATGATGTGTGCGTTCGATCTCTATCATGGCGCCAGCCGTCTGCTGCTGCTCCTCGCGGAGCCCAAGCTCGAGGATCGGGCCCGGCTGGTGCCGGTGATCCGCTCCGACGCGCAGGCCGCCCAGCGGTGCGTCAACGAGGGAGATCTGTTGCGACAAGAGTTCCTGGGCGCGTGA
- a CDS encoding DoxX family membrane protein translates to MTDAGAAAENVRANPLWHPAGAVAARLVLGGIFLYSGVSKIGHVADLARIINGYRILHLEMVNFPALTLPWLEIIVGAMLLLGLLRRSSALVSCGLYGVFIIAVGLAMARGIESPCGCFSVAAESERIGWQVLVRDVFLGLLSAYLVVHPSRFAEVDALLGSEQPRVSETSPPTADAADDWAPGL, encoded by the coding sequence ATGACGGACGCAGGCGCTGCGGCCGAGAACGTCCGCGCGAACCCGTTGTGGCACCCCGCAGGCGCCGTCGCCGCGCGCCTCGTGCTCGGCGGCATCTTCCTCTACTCCGGCGTGAGCAAGATCGGGCATGTCGCCGACCTCGCGCGGATCATCAACGGCTACCGCATTCTGCACCTGGAGATGGTCAACTTCCCTGCGCTCACCCTGCCGTGGCTGGAGATCATCGTCGGGGCGATGCTGCTGCTCGGGCTGCTGCGGCGCAGCAGCGCGCTGGTCTCGTGTGGGCTGTACGGCGTCTTCATCATCGCCGTCGGACTGGCGATGGCGCGCGGGATCGAGAGCCCTTGCGGGTGTTTCTCCGTCGCCGCGGAGAGCGAACGCATCGGCTGGCAGGTGCTCGTGCGCGACGTGTTCCTCGGGCTGCTGAGCGCGTATCTGGTCGTCCATCCCTCGCGGTTTGCGGAGGTGGATGCCCTGCTCGGCTCCGAGCAGCCACGGGTCTCGGAGACCTCTCCACCTACGGCCGATGCCGCCGATGATTGGGCGCCCGGCCTGTAA
- a CDS encoding rhodanese-like domain-containing protein: MTKKADLDEATTVLLGAAAIVVLAVCVGLVVNHLSSDGLPLFASQHSLRPPVSAGATYMSIDEAREFLDEQGAIFLDARPAAAFDEGHIEGAVSLPVEDFAETEAALRDALRGATVLICYCDGIDCEQGAQLADQLVNAGYYNVALMFEGWEEWERAGYPASSAAEERQ, translated from the coding sequence ATGACGAAGAAAGCTGATCTAGACGAGGCGACGACCGTCCTGCTGGGAGCCGCGGCAATTGTTGTCCTAGCGGTCTGCGTCGGGCTTGTCGTCAACCACCTGTCGTCCGACGGCTTGCCCCTGTTTGCGTCGCAGCATAGCCTGCGGCCGCCGGTGTCCGCCGGCGCGACCTACATGAGCATTGACGAGGCGCGGGAGTTCCTCGACGAGCAGGGAGCGATCTTCCTCGACGCGCGGCCCGCCGCGGCGTTCGACGAGGGGCACATCGAGGGCGCGGTCAGCCTGCCGGTGGAGGACTTCGCTGAAACGGAGGCCGCGCTGCGAGACGCCCTGCGCGGCGCGACGGTCTTGATCTGCTACTGCGACGGGATTGACTGCGAGCAGGGCGCGCAGCTGGCCGACCAACTGGTGAACGCCGGCTACTACAACGTGGCGCTGATGTTCGAAGGCTGGGAGGAATGGGAGCGCGCCGGTTACCCCGCATCTTCCGCCGCGGAGGAGCGTCAATGA
- a CDS encoding TlpA family protein disulfide reductase produces the protein MRIKLPVVLAVVIAAIAGIVWLMAARGSAALAKNTQAPDFAAQTIEGRKFALRDLRGRVVLLDFWATWCPPCRREVPELEKLWKRYKEKGLVVIGIALESGGARGVRKFAEDNKLTYWQVSDDRATIARKYKIRPIPTTYIVDTKGVIR, from the coding sequence ATGAGGATCAAGCTGCCCGTTGTCCTTGCAGTAGTGATCGCGGCCATAGCGGGGATTGTGTGGTTGATGGCTGCACGGGGGTCCGCCGCGCTCGCGAAGAACACGCAGGCGCCGGATTTCGCTGCCCAGACCATCGAGGGCAGGAAGTTTGCGCTTAGGGACCTGCGCGGCCGCGTCGTGCTCCTGGATTTCTGGGCCACGTGGTGTCCGCCGTGCCGCCGGGAAGTGCCGGAGCTCGAGAAGCTGTGGAAGCGGTATAAGGAGAAGGGCCTGGTCGTCATCGGGATCGCACTGGAGAGTGGCGGTGCGCGGGGAGTGCGCAAGTTCGCCGAGGACAACAAGCTGACATATTGGCAGGTGAGCGATGACCGAGCCACAATAGCCAGAAAGTACAAGATCCGCCCGATTCCGACAACCTACATCGTCGACACCAAAGGCGTGATCCGCTAG
- a CDS encoding CehA/McbA family metallohydrolase: MRYTFATLVLLTCCAAALAQPTVIGDIEPHPVFAGRTALVTLRAAEPGWEITAAKVSVREEPSVQASLNDSGASGDEMAGDGIWSIAVPVPSDASATTYHLVFEAELRGAQTTRTATTTVDVVVASGVTIVSPKPQERIAGQVAVKADLSAPASAGIISCRIGASDLTPMTRQADGSWTASVDVTDVDNGLQPLTVCASGSDPAQTGEERADPAAGIGPGSSWCAHQTVIVANPYVYCWGDLHAHTSYSDGVLTPRDAYTHARDVSRLDFFAVTDHGEALGAEEMADVIAQAEAVNEDGKFVALYGVEWTKGIGHINYFMEPDHNLSLALPGFWRQVSEMGALAHLNHPGINNFNNLAYDADADAAIFGVETRNENEELAYIGLLNNGWHLSPTGCQDKHDATWGEGPHWTVALARSRTRAGILEALASRRVYSSYDRNMRLALSIDDRDMGSRLSGPATDYTVTVSVNDPDTQDATSLIQVYLYGKVAREIDADAATYTGTAGLALEPGRHYVFVKVTQADGDKAWSAPIWLYLYPTQ, encoded by the coding sequence TTGAGATACACTTTTGCCACCTTGGTCTTGCTGACTTGCTGCGCTGCCGCGTTGGCACAGCCGACGGTCATCGGGGACATCGAGCCACATCCGGTTTTCGCCGGGAGGACTGCCCTGGTGACCCTGCGCGCGGCCGAGCCGGGGTGGGAGATCACCGCCGCGAAGGTATCAGTGCGCGAAGAACCCTCGGTGCAAGCTTCGTTGAACGACTCAGGCGCGTCAGGAGACGAGATGGCGGGCGACGGCATCTGGAGCATTGCGGTGCCAGTCCCATCTGACGCGTCGGCCACGACGTACCACCTAGTCTTCGAGGCGGAGCTCCGAGGAGCACAGACTACTCGGACCGCGACTACCACAGTGGACGTAGTCGTGGCCTCTGGCGTTACCATCGTCAGCCCTAAACCACAGGAAAGGATCGCTGGTCAGGTAGCCGTCAAGGCCGACCTGAGTGCGCCGGCATCTGCCGGCATCATCTCTTGCCGCATAGGCGCCTCTGATCTGACGCCGATGACGCGGCAGGCGGATGGCTCGTGGACTGCCTCGGTTGACGTAACGGATGTCGATAACGGTTTGCAGCCGCTGACCGTCTGCGCATCAGGATCCGACCCCGCGCAGACGGGAGAGGAGAGGGCCGACCCAGCCGCTGGGATTGGGCCGGGCAGCAGCTGGTGTGCACATCAAACCGTCATCGTCGCCAATCCCTATGTGTATTGCTGGGGCGACTTACACGCGCACACCTCGTACTCAGACGGCGTGCTCACCCCTCGAGATGCCTACACTCACGCTCGCGATGTATCGAGACTGGACTTCTTCGCGGTCACAGACCACGGGGAGGCGCTGGGCGCGGAGGAAATGGCCGATGTTATCGCCCAGGCTGAGGCCGTCAACGAGGACGGGAAGTTCGTAGCCCTCTACGGGGTGGAGTGGACAAAGGGGATTGGCCATATCAACTACTTCATGGAACCTGACCACAACCTCTCGCTCGCACTCCCCGGCTTCTGGCGGCAGGTGAGCGAGATGGGGGCTCTCGCACATCTCAACCACCCGGGAATAAACAATTTCAACAACCTCGCTTATGATGCCGACGCCGACGCAGCCATCTTCGGCGTGGAGACAAGAAACGAGAATGAGGAGCTGGCCTATATCGGGCTGCTGAACAACGGGTGGCATCTAAGTCCGACCGGCTGCCAGGACAAGCATGATGCGACATGGGGGGAAGGGCCGCACTGGACCGTGGCGTTGGCGCGATCCCGCACCAGAGCAGGAATCCTCGAGGCCCTCGCCTCAAGGAGAGTCTACAGCAGTTACGACCGCAACATGCGCCTCGCGCTGTCGATCGATGATCGGGACATGGGTAGCCGTCTCTCGGGGCCGGCAACCGACTACACGGTGACCGTCTCGGTTAATGACCCCGATACGCAGGACGCAACTTCCCTCATTCAGGTCTACCTGTATGGGAAGGTCGCCAGGGAAATCGACGCCGACGCTGCAACCTATACAGGCACGGCGGGCCTGGCTCTCGAGCCTGGGCGTCACTACGTCTTCGTGAAGGTCACCCAGGCAGACGGTGACAAGGCGTGGTCTGCTCCTATCTGGCTATACCTCTATCCGACGCAATAG
- a CDS encoding GrpB family protein codes for MTLVSEYDPAWPSWFLQIRELVAEKLGSYCLGIEHVGSTAVPGMTAKPIIDIVAVIECGMFQIVQALLDELGYRHQGDLGIQGREAFKLEDPGMSVRLPPHHLYVCPRESEELKRQVAFRDYLLVHPEWVLRLSELKRSLCEQHSADREAYAEGKSAMVQEITCLALRCLDCRNREDATGDRGMSQSTKGFDEINAEARRIWDANAEWWDDRKGEGSPLEDDVLIPVTERLLGLQSGEAVLDIGCGAGRFARRMAEAGAHVVACDFSERFIQRARKRTPSSLTNVEYHVVDATSESALLALGSACFDAAVATMVLMDMTAVDPLMRALSKLLKPRGRFVFTVMHPCFNSPYAFKVAEEVHEEGRLVFQTSMKIIGYLTAITTRGEAILGQPEPQLYFHRPIGQLLKAGFEQGFVVDGLEEPAEGRTGDSRSFRFSWNDVPEIPPVLAVRMRLHNR; via the coding sequence GTGACTCTGGTCAGCGAGTACGACCCGGCATGGCCTTCATGGTTCCTGCAAATCAGGGAACTCGTCGCTGAGAAGCTGGGGTCGTATTGCCTCGGCATCGAGCACGTGGGCAGTACGGCGGTGCCGGGAATGACGGCGAAGCCGATCATCGACATCGTCGCTGTAATCGAGTGCGGTATGTTCCAGATTGTGCAGGCACTGCTCGACGAGTTGGGGTATCGCCACCAGGGCGACCTGGGCATCCAGGGTCGAGAGGCGTTCAAGCTGGAGGACCCGGGCATGAGCGTGCGTTTGCCGCCACATCACTTGTACGTCTGCCCGCGTGAATCCGAGGAGCTGAAGAGGCAGGTCGCTTTTCGGGATTACCTGCTGGTGCACCCCGAATGGGTGTTGAGGCTAAGCGAGTTGAAGCGGTCACTCTGCGAGCAGCACAGCGCCGACCGGGAAGCCTACGCGGAGGGCAAGTCCGCAATGGTTCAGGAGATAACGTGCCTGGCTCTGCGGTGCCTGGACTGCCGAAACAGGGAAGACGCAACAGGAGATCGCGGGATGAGCCAATCGACGAAAGGGTTCGACGAGATCAACGCCGAGGCTCGCCGCATCTGGGACGCCAATGCCGAGTGGTGGGATGACCGAAAGGGCGAAGGTTCTCCTCTGGAAGATGACGTGCTCATTCCTGTGACGGAGCGCCTGCTCGGGTTGCAGTCAGGCGAGGCCGTCCTCGACATCGGCTGCGGCGCCGGGCGATTTGCTCGACGGATGGCCGAAGCAGGCGCGCACGTGGTTGCTTGCGATTTCAGCGAGCGTTTCATTCAACGGGCTCGCAAACGCACACCCTCAAGCCTGACGAACGTCGAGTACCATGTGGTCGACGCCACCAGTGAGTCCGCGCTGCTCGCGTTGGGTTCGGCGTGTTTCGACGCCGCTGTCGCCACCATGGTGCTGATGGATATGACGGCCGTTGACCCGCTCATGCGCGCGCTGTCGAAGTTGCTCAAGCCGAGGGGACGGTTTGTGTTCACGGTGATGCATCCGTGCTTCAACTCCCCTTACGCCTTCAAGGTCGCGGAAGAGGTGCATGAGGAAGGGCGACTCGTGTTCCAAACCTCCATGAAGATCATCGGCTATCTGACGGCCATCACAACCAGAGGCGAGGCGATACTCGGGCAACCCGAGCCTCAGCTCTATTTCCACCGGCCCATCGGCCAGCTCCTGAAAGCCGGCTTCGAGCAGGGCTTCGTGGTAGACGGATTGGAGGAGCCGGCTGAGGGACGCACAGGCGACTCGCGGAGCTTCCGTTTCTCCTGGAATGATGTGCCTGAGATCCCGCCGGTGCTTGCTGTGCGAATGCGGCTGCACAACAGGTAG
- a CDS encoding epoxyqueuosine reductase produces MRHESVGLTDELIQHAKRAGLDLLGCTSSTPFPRGYEWQELDPRRILADARTVVVAACHVYGFEAPEASRPGAPRGRFGPWTRASLAAAAYGEAAITEYLRNRGYKAASARDLPLKSAAVRSGIASYGKNSIVHADGFGSYLKLSGVVTDAELVCVDRPVESSDCGDCTACVEACPTGALETRYRLAVDRCICQWLWGNPIAREDREKVGNHIFRCGFCQDACPKNGGLSPRTQFPFSLEERSDSPELIPLILGDEAYYRASLPAFTLQAGVDTLRRNVIIAAANSGDASAIPYLAEALSLPHAETRAAAAWALARLGGRAVRKALTERLAKEKEQTVRDDIEAALREIA; encoded by the coding sequence ATGAGGCACGAGTCTGTTGGGCTGACGGATGAGCTAATACAGCACGCGAAGCGCGCAGGGCTCGACCTCCTTGGGTGCACTTCCTCGACTCCCTTCCCAAGAGGGTACGAGTGGCAGGAACTCGATCCCAGACGCATCCTGGCCGATGCTAGAACCGTGGTTGTCGCTGCCTGCCATGTGTACGGATTCGAGGCTCCCGAGGCCTCGCGGCCGGGGGCACCGCGAGGACGATTCGGGCCATGGACTCGAGCCTCCCTCGCGGCGGCCGCCTATGGAGAGGCAGCCATCACCGAGTACCTAAGGAATCGGGGATACAAGGCTGCCTCTGCACGGGATCTTCCTCTGAAGTCGGCCGCCGTTCGGTCTGGCATCGCCAGCTACGGGAAGAATTCCATTGTCCACGCAGATGGATTCGGCTCGTACCTGAAACTGTCGGGTGTAGTGACCGATGCGGAACTGGTATGTGTTGACAGGCCCGTTGAGTCGTCCGACTGCGGTGACTGCACAGCATGTGTGGAAGCCTGCCCGACCGGCGCCCTTGAGACACGCTATCGGCTTGCGGTGGACCGATGCATCTGCCAGTGGCTATGGGGCAATCCCATTGCGCGAGAAGACAGAGAGAAGGTAGGCAACCACATCTTCAGGTGTGGGTTCTGTCAGGATGCGTGTCCTAAGAACGGAGGGCTGTCACCCCGAACTCAGTTCCCGTTTTCGCTTGAGGAGAGGAGCGACTCGCCTGAGCTGATACCCCTTATCCTGGGGGATGAGGCGTACTACCGCGCGTCACTGCCAGCGTTTACGCTGCAAGCCGGCGTTGACACTCTTCGGCGCAATGTGATAATCGCTGCGGCCAACAGCGGAGACGCGTCTGCCATCCCGTACCTCGCGGAGGCGTTGAGCCTCCCGCACGCCGAAACGCGCGCCGCGGCCGCCTGGGCTCTTGCTCGGCTCGGTGGACGGGCCGTCCGGAAGGCCCTGACGGAGAGGCTGGCCAAGGAGAAGGAACAGACCGTGCGTGATGACATTGAGGCCGCACTGCGCGAGATTGCCTAG